Below is a window of Haloterrigena alkaliphila DNA.
ATGGCGGGCCGCTTCGGCGACGGCTGGGCGCCCCAGCTGTTCACGAAGGAGGGGCTCGAGGGCCGTCTCGAGGACCTCGAGCGCGGTGCCGAACTCGCGGACAAGACGCTCGAGGACCTGCGCGTGGCACCCATCGTCCGCGCCATCGCGAGCGAGGACCGCGAGGCCGCGCGGGCGAAAGCGCGATCGACCACCGCGTTCATGCTGGGCGCCTACGGGCCCTACTACGGCAATTCGGTCGCCGAGCAGGGGTACGCCGAGGTCGTCGAGGAGATCCGCGCCGCCTGGGGGGATCGCGACACCGAGGCGATGGCCGCCGCGCTCCCCGACGACGTGCTGGACGACCTCGCGCCGGCGGGGACGCCCGACGAGGTTCAGGAGTGGATCGAGGAGTACGCGAGTATCGAGGGCGTCGACGCGATCCGCCTCGGCTTCGTCAACGAGATGAGCGAGGACGAGAAGACGACGACGATGGAAACGGTCGCCGACCTCGTCTAGCGGTTCGATCGACGGCGCGACCGGTCGCCGGTGTGAGAGCCGAATCACCGGGGGTGTAATCCGAATCGCCGCTGTGGTGCCCCTCGAGTCCCTGAGCGGGGACTCCGCTACCGAACACGAACCGGGTGTTTCGATCGGACTCACACGTGCGTTAAATACCGTGCTGGCCTATCGGGAGTATGACTCCATCCACCAACGCTCCGGCAGTCCTCACCGAATTCGACGATGCCGGTGCCGACGAGATCGATTCGGCGATGGACCTGTTGGCGAACCGCCAGCGGCGTGCGGCGTTACGCTACCTCGAGCGCGCGAACGGCAGTGCAACAGTGTCCGAGGTCGCGAGAGCCATCGCGGCCGAGAGCCGGACCCCGGATCCGGCAGTGGTCTCGGATCACGCCGGCGCTCCGTCGCAAGAGACGCGCCGCGTTCGCCTCTCGCTCCACCACGCGCACGTCCCGAAGCTCGTCGCGGCGAACGCGATCGAGTACGACCCGGAGACGGAGACGCTCGCGCTCCGCGAGCGCGGCAGGACGCTGCTGAACCGCCAAGAAGCCGTCTGCGGGCCGCTTCGATAACTGATTCTCCCGGTGACGGCGATCGTCAGGGCTCGAGCACCAGCTTTCCGAGGAAGCTGTCGTTCATCACGTCCCGCTGGGCCTGCGAGGCCTCCTCGAGGCCGTAGCGCCGCGCGAGTTCGATCGACAGCCTGTCGCGCTCCAGCAGGTGGGCGACGCCCCGCAGCGGGACGCGCAGATCCGGCGTGTTGAACATGCTCATGAACTGGTAGCTGACGTCCTTCGACCGAGCGGCGCCGTCGTTCGAGAAGCCCGGATCGGGGCTGTTCTCGCCGATGCCGACGACGCGGGCGCCGGTCGCGGCGACGTCGGCGTCGAACTGGAGGTAGTCGTCCAGTCGGTGATCGAGGACGGCGTCGACCCCGCCGTCGCTTGCCTCGAGGACGGCGTCCGCGAGGTCGTCGCGCGCGTAGTCGAGGACGGTCTCGGCGCCGAGGTCCTCGAGGTCGTCGTGGTACTCCTCCGAGGCGGTCGTGATCGTGTGGGCGCTGACAGCGTCGGCGATCTGGACCGCGGCGTGACCGACGCCGCCGGAGCCGCCGTGGACGAGACAGTACTCGGCGGGATCGAGGGCGGCGTGGTCGACCAGCGCGCGCCACGCGGTGACGGCGGCGACGCCCGCCGCGCCGGCCTCGGTCAGGTCCGCGCCGTCGGGGAGGTGGACCACGCGGTCGGTCGGGACGGTCGCGTACTCGGCGTAGGCTCCCTGCGAGGCGCCGTTGCCGATGCCGGTGCCGAAGACGCGGTCGCCCTCCTGGAAGTCCTCGACGCCCGCGCCGGTTTCCGCGACGACGCCCGCCAGATCGACGCCGGGCGTGAACGGCACGTCGACCGGTTCGTACGAGCCGTCCCGGAAGTAGGTGTCGACCGGGTTGACCCCCGCGGCGGCCACCTCGACGAGCAGTTCGTCCTCGGCGGGGTCGGGTCGGTCGACCTCGTCAACCTGCAGTACGTCCGCGTCGCCGTGTTCGTGAAGGCGTACAGCGCGCATGTCGTTGGTATCATGGCCGTAGAACCGTATAAGGCTACAGTTCTCGGGTCGAGTCGTCGTTGCACCAGCCGGTCTACCGCTCGTCCGTTCGCCGTCTCGAGGCCGTTTGCGAGACGTTCCTCGAGGAGTTCGCGGCCCGAGACGGGTGAGAATACTGTCACCCGATTATTCAAAACAGCGGGAGGCGGTGAAAATGTAGCCCATTTAATTGAATCGCGGGCGTCACAGATTCTCGAGGAGGGCGCTATAAATGATCGACCACATATTCGACGCACTAGCGGACGAGTACCGGCGCGAGTTACTCGTCAGCCTGCTGGACCACGCGTCCCACCGCGTTTCGAAACCAGCCGGCGTCTCGTGGGCCGTCGCCGAGTCGAACGACGAACTCCTTCGCAGACACCTCTCGAGTTCCCGAGCAATACCAGATGCGGACGAAGAACTGCTCCGCGCACACCACGTGCACCTCCCGAAGCTGGCCGACTACGAGTACATCGAGTGGAATCGGGACGAAAACCGCGTGACTCGGGGCCCCCAATTCGACGAGATCAGGCCCGTCGTCGAGCTACTGGACGACCGTCGGGACGAACTCCCCGCCGAGTGTCTGTCGTCCGCCGAGACGGCGCCTCGAGTCGTCGACCAGTCGTCGAAGTGACCGTCGTCCCGGATCCGTTTGCCGACGCTATCGAACCGCCCGCGTCGCGTCGTCGATGATCTCGAGGGCCTCTTTCAACTCCTCCATGCCCGTCGCGTAGGACAGTCGCGCGTAGCCTGCGCCGTTGGCGCCGAAGGCGTCGCCCGGGACGACGACCACGCCCCGGTCCAGAACCTCGTCGCACCAGCCCTCGGGCACCTTCGGCATCGCGTAGAAGGCCCCTTCGGGCGTGGGCACCTCGAGGCCGGCGTCCTCGAGGCCGTCGACGACGACGTCGCGCCGTTCCTCGAAGGCCGCGACCATCTCTTCGACCGGTTCCTGTGGCCCCGTCAGCGCGGCTTCGGCCGCGTACTGGGCCGGCGCGGAGGCGCAGGCCTGCCCGTACTGGTGGACCCGCAGCATCCGCTCGATGCGGCGATTGGAGCCGGTGACCCAGCCGAGTCGCCAGCCGGTCATCGAGTACGTCTTGGAACAGGCGCTGACGACGACCACGTTGTCGGTCTCGGCGAACTCGAGCGGCGAGCGGTGCTCGCCCTCGAAGACGATATGCTCGTAGACCTCGTCGGAGAGACAGAGCACGTCGTGTTCGTCTGCGATGCGGGCGAACTCCCGCATATCGTCCTCGCTCTGGACGGCGCCGGTCGGATTCGCGGGACTGTTGACGACGAAGACGGCGGTCTCGTCGGTGATCGCCTCCTCGACCGTCGCGGGGTCGAGCGTGAGATCCTCGCGCAGCGGGACGGGTTTCGGCGTGCCGTCCGCGATCTTCGTCAGGGCGTCGTAGGAGACGAAGCCCGGATCCGGGAAGATCACTTCCTCGCCCGGATCCACGTGGGCCTCGAGGACGAGGTGCAGCGCCTCGCTGCCGCCCGAGGTCGCGATGAGGTCGGCGGGGTCGATCTCGAGGCCGTAGTCGCGGTCGTACTTTCCCGCGATCGCCTCCCGGAGGCTCTCCGTTCCCTTGTTCGAGGTGTAGGCGTCGGTGAGCCCGGCCTCGATGGCCTCGATCGCCCCCTGGCGGGCGTGACTGGGCGTCGGAAAGTCCGGCTGTCCGAGTCCGAGGTTGATCGCGTCCTCGCCCGCGGCCTCGAACACTTCGCGAATCCCGCTGATCGACACCTGCTCGACCCGATGTGCGAACTCGGTCATGCCTAAACCGGTGGGGGCGAGGCCGATAACGCTTGCTGTGTCGCGACTCAGGCGGGACGGAGCCGTCAGTCTGCGATCCTGACCGTTCGTTTATGTGAACAAACCCGCCACAACGAATATATCGACGGTGGCGAACTACAGAAGTAATGACTCGCTCTCGACGAACGTTCCTCGCCGCCGGCGCGGCCGGAACGCTCGCTCTGACCGCCGGCTGTCTCGATTTCGCCCTCGGAAACGGCCCGCTCGAACTCAGTTCCGACCGCGTCGCGCCGACCGACGCGGCGCTCGAGGAGGCCGGATACGTGGAAGACGCGGTCGAACAGCGAACGGTCGACGAGACGATCGACGCTCGCATCGAACGCGACGTGGAGGCAACCGTCTGGCTCTCGCGGTACTCCAAGACGATCGACTACCAGGGGTCCGAACGGGAAGCCGGCTTCTTCGGCGCCGTGTCGGTTCCGGACTTTTCGGTTCTCGGACGGTCGTTCAATCCGATCGCCGACATGAGCAACGAGGAACTGCTCTCGGAGTTTCTCGACCGCTTCGAGGGAGACTACGGAACGGTCGACGATACCGCGCCGAAAGAGTCGTTTGCCCTCGATATCCTCGGCGACGGCCGTCAGGTCGACGTCTTCGAGGGCGAAGCGAAATACGAGGGCGAACGGATCGAGATCGAACTCGCGGTCACGTCGTTCAGCCACGAGGACGACCTGATCGTGTTGCTCGGGACCTATCCCGCGGCGCTGGCCAAGGAGTCGGCCAACGTCGAGGTACTGATGGAGTCCGCCGAACACCCCGTCTAACCGGCGTCGCCCCGTCCGTTCGGGGGCCGGTTCGGTCGGTGGTTCAGTTCGTTCGGTGACTCGGTTCGGTCAGTGGCTCAGTTCAGTTCGAGTAGTGCTCAGTCCGTTTCGATCTGCGCTCGGTTCGTCCGGGGGACTCGAGCAGGGGCCACGGTGTAGCCGGCGGTGCCGTCGCTGTCTCGTTCCGTGAACCGTCCGAAACGAAACTCCGAAAATCGGCGTCGAAACCGCGATCAGCGGGCCGTCAGTAGAACTCGCGGACGAGATCCATCGCGTCCTCGGGTGCCCCGTCGGGAATCTCGGACATGTCCTCGGTGACGCCGTGTTGTTCGTGGTACGGGACGGAGTTCTCGTCCTTGTACATGACGCCCTGGTACTCCTTGTCGCTGCTGGTGATGACTTCCTTGGCGGCCTCGTAGTCGTTCGGGTCGTGGTCTTCTTCCTGCAGGTCCACGAGGTTCTCCCGGAAGTAGTCGTAGGTGTCGACGTCGTTGAACGTGACGCAGGGGCTGAAGACGTTCACGAAGCCGAACCCGTCGTGTTCGATCGCCTCCTGGACGATCTCCTGGTGTCGGAGCGCGTCCGACGCGAACGACTGGGCGATGAACGACGCGCCGGAGGCCAGCGCCAGCGCCAGCGGGTTGACCGGCGGCTGTTTAGGCCCTTCGGGGGTCGTCGAGGTCTCGAAGTCGGACCGCGAGGTCGGCGAGGCCTGGCCCTTCGTCAGGCCGTAGATGCGGTTGTCCATGACGACGTAGGACATGTCGACGTTCCGGCGGACGGCGTGGACGAAGTGACCGGCACCGATCGAGTAGCCGTCACCGTCGCCGCCGGCGACCATCACTTCGATGTCGGGCCGGGCCATCTTGACGCCGGTGCCGACCGGGAGCGCACGGCCGTGGACCCCGTGGAGGGCGTAGCTGTGCATGTAGGTCCCGATCTTGCCGGAACAGCCGATCCCGGCGACCACGAACGTGTTGTCGGGGTCGTTGCCGGTTTCGGCGAGGGCTTTCATCATGCCGTTCATCGTCCCGAAGTCGCCGCAACCGGGACACCACGTGGGCTGTTTGTCGGACTTGAAGTCGGTGAATCGTACGTCTGAGCTCATTATGCGGGTACCTCCTCGGAGAGTTGCTCGGTGATCTGTTCGGCGAGTTCGTCCGCCTTGAAGCGGACGCCGGTGTACTTGTTGATGCGCTTCACACGGGTAAGCACGTCGTGTTCGATCAGGTCGGCGAACTGGCCGGTCGCGTTACACTCGACCACGATGACCTCCTCGGCCGCCTCGATATCGTCCGAGAGGTCCGGTCGCGGGAAGATGTAGGGCACCGAGATCACGCGGACGTCGATCCCGTCGTCCTCGAGGTAACCCAGCGCTTCGACGAGCGCGCCTTCGTTCGACCCCCACGAGATGATGAGGTTCTCGGCGTCCTCGTCGCCGAACTCGCGGTAGTCCCAGTTCTCCTCGTTCTGGGCGGTTTCGACCTTCCGGTAGCGTTTGTCGACCTGTTGGACGCGCTCGTCCTCTTCCTCGGTCCGGCGGCCGAGTTCGTCATGCTCGAGGCCGGTGGACATGTGGGCGGCGTCGGTCGTGCCGGGGATGGCGCGCGGGCTGACGCCGTCCTCGGTGACGGCGTGAGCGCGGAAGTGGCCCTGGGCGTCGAGCCACTCGTCGACCTCGTCCTCGTCGACGAGTTTGCCGCGGTCGATCTCGACGGCGTCCATGTCGAACGTCTCGGGTTCGAAGGTCTGCTCGGTGACCGACATCGCCAGATCGGAGACGAGGAAGACCGGCGTCTGGTACTTCTCGGCGAGGTTGAACGCCTCGATGGTCTTCCAGAAACACTCGTCGATCGACGTCGGGGTGAGGACGAACCGCGGCACCTCGCCGTGGCCGCCGTACAGCGCCATGTTGAGGTCGCCCTGCTCCTGTTTCGTCGGCATCCCCGTCGAGGGACCCGACCGCTGGACGTCGGTGATGACCAGCGGCGTCTCGCTGGTCGCGACGAGGCCGAACGTCTCGGTCATGAGGTCGATCCCGGCGCCGGACGTCGCGGTCATGGAGCGAGCACCGGAGCGGGCGGCCCCCAGTGCCATGTTGATCGCCGACAGCTCGTCTTCGGCCTGGACGACGTGGCCGCCGTAGTCCTCGATGCGGCCGGTCAGGTACTCCATGATCGAGGTCGCGGGCGTGATG
It encodes the following:
- a CDS encoding DUF7344 domain-containing protein; translated protein: MTPSTNAPAVLTEFDDAGADEIDSAMDLLANRQRRAALRYLERANGSATVSEVARAIAAESRTPDPAVVSDHAGAPSQETRRVRLSLHHAHVPKLVAANAIEYDPETETLALRERGRTLLNRQEAVCGPLR
- a CDS encoding NADPH:quinone reductase — translated: MRAVRLHEHGDADVLQVDEVDRPDPAEDELLVEVAAAGVNPVDTYFRDGSYEPVDVPFTPGVDLAGVVAETGAGVEDFQEGDRVFGTGIGNGASQGAYAEYATVPTDRVVHLPDGADLTEAGAAGVAAVTAWRALVDHAALDPAEYCLVHGGSGGVGHAAVQIADAVSAHTITTASEEYHDDLEDLGAETVLDYARDDLADAVLEASDGGVDAVLDHRLDDYLQFDADVAATGARVVGIGENSPDPGFSNDGAARSKDVSYQFMSMFNTPDLRVPLRGVAHLLERDRLSIELARRYGLEEASQAQRDVMNDSFLGKLVLEP
- a CDS encoding pyridoxal phosphate-dependent aminotransferase, yielding MTEFAHRVEQVSISGIREVFEAAGEDAINLGLGQPDFPTPSHARQGAIEAIEAGLTDAYTSNKGTESLREAIAGKYDRDYGLEIDPADLIATSGGSEALHLVLEAHVDPGEEVIFPDPGFVSYDALTKIADGTPKPVPLREDLTLDPATVEEAITDETAVFVVNSPANPTGAVQSEDDMREFARIADEHDVLCLSDEVYEHIVFEGEHRSPLEFAETDNVVVVSACSKTYSMTGWRLGWVTGSNRRIERMLRVHQYGQACASAPAQYAAEAALTGPQEPVEEMVAAFEERRDVVVDGLEDAGLEVPTPEGAFYAMPKVPEGWCDEVLDRGVVVVPGDAFGANGAGYARLSYATGMEELKEALEIIDDATRAVR
- a CDS encoding DUF6517 family protein; this encodes MTRSRRTFLAAGAAGTLALTAGCLDFALGNGPLELSSDRVAPTDAALEEAGYVEDAVEQRTVDETIDARIERDVEATVWLSRYSKTIDYQGSEREAGFFGAVSVPDFSVLGRSFNPIADMSNEELLSEFLDRFEGDYGTVDDTAPKESFALDILGDGRQVDVFEGEAKYEGERIEIELAVTSFSHEDDLIVLLGTYPAALAKESANVEVLMESAEHPV
- a CDS encoding 2-oxoacid:ferredoxin oxidoreductase subunit beta, producing the protein MSSDVRFTDFKSDKQPTWCPGCGDFGTMNGMMKALAETGNDPDNTFVVAGIGCSGKIGTYMHSYALHGVHGRALPVGTGVKMARPDIEVMVAGGDGDGYSIGAGHFVHAVRRNVDMSYVVMDNRIYGLTKGQASPTSRSDFETSTTPEGPKQPPVNPLALALASGASFIAQSFASDALRHQEIVQEAIEHDGFGFVNVFSPCVTFNDVDTYDYFRENLVDLQEEDHDPNDYEAAKEVITSSDKEYQGVMYKDENSVPYHEQHGVTEDMSEIPDGAPEDAMDLVREFY
- a CDS encoding 2-oxoacid:acceptor oxidoreductase subunit alpha, whose amino-acid sequence is MAEDLNWAIGGEAGDGIDSTGKIFAQALSRAGRHVFTSKDFASRIRGGYTAYKIRTSVDRVQSVVDRLDILVALTQRTIDENLDELHEGSAVIYDGERSWEADIPDEMTAVDVPLKSLAEEAGGAIMRNIVALGAACKITGFDVEYLDEALEKRFGGKGSKIVENNKEAARLGQEYVEENYDLEHLGYNVDVTDNDYVLLNGNEAIGMGAIAAGCRFYAGYPITPATSIMEYLTGRIEDYGGHVVQAEDELSAINMALGAARSGARSMTATSGAGIDLMTETFGLVATSETPLVITDVQRSGPSTGMPTKQEQGDLNMALYGGHGEVPRFVLTPTSIDECFWKTIEAFNLAEKYQTPVFLVSDLAMSVTEQTFEPETFDMDAVEIDRGKLVDEDEVDEWLDAQGHFRAHAVTEDGVSPRAIPGTTDAAHMSTGLEHDELGRRTEEEDERVQQVDKRYRKVETAQNEENWDYREFGDEDAENLIISWGSNEGALVEALGYLEDDGIDVRVISVPYIFPRPDLSDDIEAAEEVIVVECNATGQFADLIEHDVLTRVKRINKYTGVRFKADELAEQITEQLSEEVPA